One window of Acidobacteriota bacterium genomic DNA carries:
- the rpoB gene encoding DNA-directed RNA polymerase subunit beta, whose product MAIAGTTQRTRHNFSKIPSKIQVPNLIEVQKRSYERFLQMYTAPEDREDVGLQAVFKSIFPIEDFRETCSLEFISYSIGTWECKCGALQGIEKLRMHSPHANRPFIVRNPKAAEITCPYTGETIPNTLEVCEECGEPVGLKFKYSVEECQERGMTFNVPLRVTVHLVVYDKDPETGARSIRDIKEQEVYFGEIPMLTENGTFIINGTERVIVSQLHRSPGVFFQATQATPDCQTFMAKIIPYRGAWVEFEFDQKKQILYVRIDRKRKFPGTVFLRALGLATDEQMLREFYTPAEILLEKDRLLWGVGPGLLQRRAAAEVKKDGKRLVTKGAKIRKANLKRLEDAGVQYVPIADSEFKGAVALEPISDPETGELIADVNEELDEESLAKIRAAGIERIIVIFPENDPVGPVLHETLKKDTVGTPEEALLEIYRKLRPGDPPTVDAATKLFNAMFFDPQRYDFSRVGRLKFNTRLGTNRPLDEKILHPDDFYAVIRYFLKLPQGEGVLDDIDHLGSRRVRSVGELLENQFRIGLIRMERAIKEKMSVYQEMTTAMPHDLINAKPVVAAVQEFFGSSQLSQFMDQTNPLSEVTHKRRLSALGPGGLSRERAGFEVRDVHPTHYGRICPIETPEGPNIGLISSLACYARINDYGFIESPYRKVVDGRVVEHVRITYGGDSGYEVGDIVTQEEFERKRAEIERRGGKVPVAVPHAFYLTAWEEDQHKIAQANARYDETGRFVNESVTARHAGSFLFAPREEVDYIDVSPKQVVSVAAALIPFLENDDANRALMGSNMQRQAVPLLRPEAPIVGTGMEETTARDSGAVVVCRRSGIVDKIDATRIIVRVTGEEGGEDFGADVYSLIKFRRSNQNTCINQKPLVRQGDRVRAGQVLADGPCTDHGELALGRNVLVAFMPWRGYNFEDAILVSERLVREDAYTSIHIEEFEIEARDTKLGPEEITRDIPNVSEEFLKDLDESGIIRIGAHVKPGDILVGKVTPKGETQLTPEEKLLRAIFGEKSGDVRDASLTTPPGIEGTVVGVRVFARKGTEKDARHRAIEQEQIQRWEKNLNDEIRIINEENRRLIADLLEGEKLQSPLVDAASGEVRLEAGTTLTREIIRELETDDLLRLDVKPRRAATLDAIRKIGERTRKKIQLLEKFHRERIEQLEKGDELPPGVIKLVKVFVAMKRKLSVGDKMAGRHGNKGVIARILPIEDMPYLPDGTPVDVVLNPLGVPSRMNVGQILETHLGWAGKVLGLHFATPVFDGAREGDIKNFLAQANLPPDGKTVLYDGMTGEPFEQRVTVGYIYLLKLSHLVDDKIHARSIGPYSLITQQPLGGKAQFGGQRFGEMEVWALEAYGAAHVLQELLTCKSDDVYGRTKIYEAIVKGQGWVEPGLPESFNVLVKELQALCLDVELMTEDVEEAV is encoded by the coding sequence ATGGCGATCGCCGGAACGACGCAGAGAACGCGCCACAACTTCTCCAAGATCCCCTCGAAGATTCAGGTCCCCAACCTGATCGAGGTCCAGAAGCGCTCCTACGAGCGCTTTCTGCAGATGTACACGGCCCCCGAGGATCGGGAGGACGTCGGTCTCCAGGCGGTGTTCAAGTCGATCTTCCCGATCGAGGACTTTCGCGAGACCTGCAGCCTCGAGTTCATCAGCTACTCGATCGGAACCTGGGAGTGCAAGTGCGGCGCCCTGCAGGGAATCGAGAAGCTCCGCATGCACTCTCCGCACGCGAACCGGCCGTTCATCGTGCGAAACCCGAAAGCGGCCGAAATCACCTGCCCGTATACCGGCGAGACGATCCCGAACACGCTCGAGGTGTGCGAGGAGTGCGGCGAGCCGGTCGGGTTGAAGTTCAAGTACTCGGTCGAGGAGTGCCAGGAGCGGGGGATGACCTTCAACGTGCCGCTGAGGGTCACCGTCCACCTGGTCGTCTACGACAAGGATCCGGAGACCGGAGCGCGGAGCATTCGGGACATCAAGGAGCAGGAGGTCTACTTCGGCGAAATCCCGATGCTCACGGAGAACGGGACGTTCATCATCAACGGTACGGAGCGGGTGATCGTCTCGCAGCTCCACCGCAGCCCGGGAGTGTTCTTCCAGGCCACTCAGGCCACTCCGGACTGCCAGACCTTCATGGCGAAGATCATTCCGTACCGCGGGGCCTGGGTCGAGTTCGAGTTCGACCAGAAGAAGCAGATCCTCTACGTCCGGATCGACAGGAAGCGGAAGTTCCCCGGGACGGTCTTCCTCCGCGCGCTCGGACTCGCCACCGACGAGCAGATGCTCCGGGAGTTCTACACCCCGGCCGAGATCCTCCTCGAGAAGGACCGGCTTCTGTGGGGCGTCGGCCCGGGCCTCCTGCAGCGCCGTGCGGCCGCCGAGGTGAAGAAGGACGGCAAGCGGCTGGTCACCAAGGGCGCCAAGATCCGGAAGGCCAACTTGAAGCGGCTCGAGGATGCCGGTGTCCAGTACGTGCCGATCGCCGACTCGGAGTTCAAGGGAGCGGTGGCCCTCGAGCCGATCAGCGATCCGGAGACCGGGGAGCTGATCGCGGACGTCAACGAAGAGCTGGACGAGGAGAGCCTCGCGAAGATCCGGGCGGCGGGCATCGAGCGGATCATCGTCATCTTCCCCGAGAACGACCCCGTGGGTCCCGTGCTGCACGAGACCTTGAAGAAGGACACGGTCGGCACGCCCGAAGAAGCGCTGCTGGAGATCTACCGGAAACTCCGTCCGGGCGATCCTCCCACGGTGGACGCGGCGACGAAGCTGTTCAACGCGATGTTCTTCGATCCACAGCGCTACGACTTCTCGCGCGTGGGCCGGCTCAAGTTCAACACCCGGCTGGGCACCAACAGGCCGCTGGACGAGAAGATCCTCCACCCGGACGATTTCTACGCTGTCATCCGGTATTTCCTCAAGCTTCCCCAGGGAGAGGGCGTTCTCGACGACATCGATCATCTGGGCAGCCGCCGGGTGCGGTCGGTGGGCGAGCTCCTGGAGAACCAGTTCCGCATCGGCCTGATCCGCATGGAGCGTGCGATCAAGGAGAAGATGTCGGTCTACCAGGAGATGACCACCGCGATGCCGCATGACCTGATCAACGCGAAGCCGGTGGTGGCGGCGGTCCAGGAGTTCTTCGGCAGCAGCCAGCTCAGCCAGTTCATGGACCAGACGAACCCGCTGTCGGAGGTCACGCACAAGAGGCGGCTCTCGGCGCTGGGGCCGGGTGGGCTCAGCCGGGAGAGGGCCGGGTTCGAGGTGCGGGACGTCCACCCGACGCACTACGGGCGGATCTGCCCGATTGAGACGCCGGAGGGCCCGAACATCGGGCTGATCTCGTCGCTCGCTTGCTATGCGCGCATCAACGACTACGGATTCATCGAGTCGCCGTACCGCAAGGTGGTCGACGGCCGGGTCGTGGAGCACGTGAGGATCACCTACGGCGGCGATTCCGGTTACGAGGTCGGGGATATCGTCACGCAGGAGGAGTTCGAGCGGAAGCGGGCCGAGATCGAAAGGCGCGGCGGAAAGGTGCCCGTGGCGGTCCCCCATGCCTTCTACCTCACCGCTTGGGAGGAAGACCAACACAAGATCGCCCAGGCGAACGCGCGCTACGACGAGACCGGCCGATTCGTCAACGAGAGTGTGACGGCCCGGCACGCGGGGAGCTTCTTGTTCGCGCCTCGGGAGGAGGTGGACTACATCGACGTCTCTCCGAAGCAGGTCGTCTCGGTGGCAGCCGCGCTGATCCCCTTCCTGGAGAACGACGACGCCAACCGGGCGCTGATGGGGTCGAACATGCAGCGTCAGGCGGTGCCGCTGCTGCGTCCCGAGGCGCCGATCGTCGGCACCGGAATGGAGGAGACGACCGCGAGGGATTCCGGGGCGGTCGTGGTGTGCCGCCGCTCGGGGATCGTCGACAAGATCGACGCGACCCGCATCATCGTGCGGGTGACCGGCGAGGAGGGCGGCGAGGACTTCGGCGCCGACGTCTACTCGCTGATCAAGTTCCGGCGCTCGAACCAGAACACCTGCATCAACCAGAAGCCGCTGGTGCGGCAGGGAGACCGGGTGCGCGCCGGGCAGGTTCTCGCCGACGGCCCGTGCACGGATCACGGGGAGCTGGCGCTCGGCCGGAACGTTCTGGTGGCGTTCATGCCGTGGCGCGGATACAACTTCGAGGACGCGATCCTCGTCAGCGAGCGGCTCGTCCGGGAGGACGCGTACACCTCGATCCACATCGAAGAGTTCGAGATCGAGGCGCGGGATACGAAGCTCGGCCCCGAGGAGATCACCCGGGACATCCCGAACGTCTCGGAGGAGTTCCTCAAGGATCTGGACGAGAGCGGCATCATCCGCATCGGCGCGCATGTCAAGCCGGGCGACATCCTGGTAGGGAAAGTGACCCCGAAGGGGGAAACGCAGCTCACGCCCGAGGAGAAGCTCCTGCGCGCGATCTTCGGCGAAAAGTCGGGCGATGTGCGGGATGCGAGCTTGACGACGCCGCCCGGGATCGAGGGGACGGTCGTCGGGGTGCGGGTCTTCGCGCGGAAGGGAACGGAGAAGGACGCGCGGCACCGCGCCATCGAGCAGGAGCAGATCCAGCGGTGGGAGAAGAACCTCAACGACGAGATCCGGATCATCAACGAGGAGAACCGGCGGCTGATCGCCGATCTCCTCGAGGGCGAGAAGCTCCAGTCGCCGCTGGTGGACGCGGCGAGCGGCGAGGTCCGGCTCGAGGCCGGCACCACGCTTACGCGGGAGATCATCCGAGAGCTCGAGACGGACGACCTCCTGCGGCTCGACGTCAAGCCGCGAAGGGCGGCGACGCTCGACGCGATCCGGAAGATCGGCGAGCGCACCCGGAAGAAGATCCAGCTTCTCGAGAAGTTCCATCGCGAGAGGATCGAGCAGCTCGAAAAGGGTGACGAGCTGCCCCCGGGCGTGATCAAGCTGGTCAAGGTCTTCGTGGCGATGAAGCGGAAGCTGTCGGTCGGCGACAAGATGGCCGGACGCCACGGGAACAAGGGTGTCATCGCCCGGATCCTTCCGATCGAGGACATGCCTTACCTTCCGGACGGGACGCCGGTCGACGTGGTGTTGAACCCTCTTGGCGTGCCGAGCCGAATGAACGTGGGACAGATCCTGGAGACCCACCTGGGGTGGGCCGGGAAGGTCCTCGGCCTGCACTTCGCGACACCGGTCTTCGACGGGGCGCGCGAGGGGGACATCAAGAACTTCCTCGCCCAGGCGAATCTGCCGCCGGACGGCAAGACGGTGCTCTACGACGGGATGACCGGGGAGCCGTTCGAGCAACGGGTGACGGTCGGATACATCTATCTGCTGA